The following proteins are co-located in the Labrys monachus genome:
- the prfA gene encoding peptide chain release factor 1, whose product MLPLERLDALLRRRDFVEAQLASGPDAEVYVALARELAELDPVAAVIREWQAAQEELKGVEAMIAEPAMAGEMAEMAEQERKTLVQRVADLETSIRLALLPRDAADEKSAILEVRAGTGGDEAALFAGDLLRMYMRYADLQGWKTEILSESEGTMGGYKEAAMAIRGKGVFAKLKFESGVHRVQRVPVTEAGGRIHTSAATVAVLPEAEEVDIAIDEKDLKVDVFRASGAGGQHVNTTDSAVRITHLPTGIAVAVQQERSQHKNRAQAMAMLRARLYEAERERVDSARAADRRDQIGSGDRSERIRTYNFPQGRLTDHRIGLTLYKLDQIIAGDALGEVIDALVTENQARLLAANEARA is encoded by the coding sequence ATGCTCCCTCTCGAACGCCTCGATGCCCTGCTCCGCCGCCGCGATTTCGTCGAGGCGCAACTCGCGTCCGGCCCGGACGCCGAGGTCTATGTGGCGCTGGCGCGCGAACTCGCCGAGCTCGATCCGGTCGCCGCCGTGATCCGGGAGTGGCAGGCGGCCCAGGAGGAGCTCAAGGGTGTCGAGGCGATGATCGCCGAGCCGGCGATGGCCGGCGAGATGGCGGAGATGGCGGAGCAGGAGCGAAAGACCCTCGTCCAGCGCGTCGCCGATCTCGAGACCTCGATCCGCCTCGCTCTGCTCCCGCGCGACGCGGCGGACGAGAAGTCGGCCATCCTCGAAGTGCGCGCCGGCACCGGCGGCGACGAGGCGGCCCTGTTCGCCGGCGATCTCCTGCGCATGTATATGCGCTATGCCGACCTGCAGGGATGGAAGACCGAGATCCTTTCGGAATCCGAGGGCACCATGGGCGGCTACAAGGAAGCCGCCATGGCGATCCGCGGCAAGGGCGTGTTCGCCAAGCTGAAATTCGAGTCGGGCGTGCATCGCGTGCAGCGCGTGCCGGTCACCGAGGCGGGCGGGCGCATCCATACGTCGGCGGCGACCGTCGCCGTGCTGCCGGAGGCGGAGGAAGTCGACATCGCCATCGACGAGAAGGACCTGAAGGTCGATGTCTTCCGCGCATCGGGCGCCGGCGGGCAGCACGTCAACACCACCGACAGCGCCGTGCGCATCACCCATCTGCCGACCGGCATCGCCGTCGCGGTCCAGCAGGAGCGCTCGCAGCACAAGAACCGCGCCCAGGCCATGGCCATGCTGCGCGCCCGGCTCTACGAGGCGGAACGGGAGCGCGTCGACAGCGCCAGGGCCGCGGACCGTCGCGACCAGATCGGCTCCGGCGACCGCTCCGAGCGCATCCGCACCTATAATTTCCCGCAGGGCCGGCTGACGGACCATCGCATCGGCCTGACGCTCTACAAGCTCGACCAGATCATCGCCGGCGATGCCCTCGGCGAGGTGATCGATGCGCTCGTCACCGAGAACCAGGCGCGCCTGCTGGCGGCGAACGAGGCGAGGGCGTGA
- the ptsP gene encoding phosphoenolpyruvate--protein phosphotransferase — MRGAMGGPRLLLKRLREVMAEPVSAQERLDKTVVLIAANMVAEVCSVYVLRSDGTLELYATEGLNPNAVHLTTMRKGEGLVGLVAKEAEAVTTSDAQHHPSFSYKPETGEEIYNAFLGVPILRAGETLGVLVVQNRAQRTYSEEEIEALLTVAMVLAEMIASGELQALARPGADLASRRPLHLTGAPLAEGVGLGHVVLHEPRVVVKTLIADDVGRETNRLDNAIVGLRDSIDAMLDRGDLARATETLDVLEAYRMFAQDRGWITKMREVIATGVTAEAAVQRVQSDTRARMQRVADPILRERLYDLDDLANRLLRQLTGDGHHVSADSMPKDAILVARSMGPAALLDYSRDSLRGLILEEGGPTSHVAIVARALGIATVGEVPGITNLVESGDAIIVDGTSGDVQVRPAADVEKAYAEKVRFRARRQEQYQALRHLPSRTRDGRDIRLFLNAGLLVDLPHVKESGADGIGLFRTELQFMIASQFPRTGEQHALYKAVLEAAGDRPVTFRTLDIGGDKVLPYMHQIEEENPALGWRAIRLGLDRPGLMRSQLRALLQAAAGRELRVMFPMVAAVEEFDAARDVVEREITFLRRHGKPLPDLVKLGAMVEVPALLFQLDEILERVDFLSVGSNDLFQFLYAVDRGNARVAGRFDTLSTSVMRALKSIVDKAGEAGVPVTLCGELASKPLEALALIGLGFRQLSMTPSAIGPVKAMVLETDAGEVGDLVRRHVAADAERPLREALRDFAEQRGIPL, encoded by the coding sequence ATGCGTGGCGCGATGGGCGGCCCGCGCCTGCTTCTGAAACGGCTCCGCGAAGTCATGGCGGAACCCGTCTCGGCGCAGGAGAGGCTGGACAAGACCGTCGTCCTGATCGCCGCGAACATGGTCGCGGAGGTGTGCTCGGTCTATGTGCTGCGCAGCGACGGCACGCTCGAACTCTACGCCACCGAAGGCCTCAACCCCAACGCCGTCCATCTCACCACGATGCGCAAGGGCGAGGGTCTCGTCGGCCTCGTGGCCAAGGAGGCCGAGGCCGTCACCACGTCCGACGCGCAGCATCACCCCTCCTTCTCCTACAAGCCGGAGACCGGCGAGGAGATCTACAACGCCTTTCTCGGCGTGCCGATCCTGCGCGCCGGCGAGACGCTCGGCGTCCTCGTCGTCCAGAACCGGGCCCAGCGCACCTATTCGGAAGAGGAGATCGAGGCGCTCCTCACCGTCGCGATGGTGCTGGCGGAAATGATCGCCTCCGGCGAACTCCAGGCGCTCGCCCGCCCGGGCGCCGACCTCGCCAGCCGTCGGCCCCTGCACCTGACCGGCGCGCCGCTCGCCGAGGGCGTCGGCCTCGGCCATGTCGTGCTGCACGAACCCCGCGTCGTGGTGAAGACCCTCATCGCCGACGATGTCGGCCGCGAGACCAACCGCCTCGACAACGCCATCGTCGGCCTGCGCGATTCGATCGACGCCATGCTCGACCGCGGCGACCTCGCCCGCGCCACCGAGACCCTCGACGTGCTCGAAGCCTATCGCATGTTCGCGCAGGATCGCGGCTGGATCACCAAGATGCGCGAGGTCATCGCCACCGGCGTCACCGCCGAGGCGGCGGTGCAACGCGTCCAGTCGGACACGCGCGCGCGCATGCAGCGCGTCGCCGATCCGATCCTGCGGGAGCGGCTCTACGACCTCGACGACCTCGCCAACCGCCTCCTGCGCCAGCTGACCGGCGACGGCCACCACGTCTCGGCCGATTCCATGCCGAAGGACGCGATCCTGGTCGCCCGCTCCATGGGCCCGGCCGCCCTGCTCGACTACAGCCGCGACAGCCTGCGCGGGCTGATCCTGGAGGAAGGCGGGCCGACCAGCCATGTCGCCATCGTGGCGCGGGCGCTCGGCATCGCCACCGTCGGCGAGGTGCCGGGCATCACCAACCTCGTCGAGTCCGGCGATGCGATCATCGTCGACGGCACCTCCGGCGACGTCCAGGTCCGGCCGGCCGCCGACGTCGAGAAGGCCTATGCGGAGAAGGTGCGCTTCCGCGCGCGGCGCCAGGAGCAGTACCAGGCGCTCCGCCATCTGCCGAGCCGCACGCGCGACGGACGCGACATTCGGCTGTTCCTCAATGCCGGCCTGCTGGTCGACCTGCCGCATGTGAAGGAGAGCGGCGCCGACGGCATCGGCCTGTTCCGCACCGAGCTGCAGTTCATGATCGCCTCGCAATTCCCGCGCACCGGCGAGCAGCACGCCCTCTACAAGGCCGTGCTGGAGGCGGCCGGCGACCGGCCGGTGACCTTCCGCACCCTCGATATCGGCGGCGACAAGGTGCTGCCCTACATGCACCAGATCGAAGAGGAGAATCCGGCGCTGGGCTGGCGCGCCATCCGCCTCGGCCTCGACCGGCCGGGCCTGATGCGCTCGCAGCTGCGTGCCTTGCTGCAGGCGGCGGCGGGCCGGGAATTGCGGGTGATGTTCCCGATGGTCGCCGCCGTCGAGGAGTTCGATGCCGCCCGCGACGTGGTGGAGCGGGAGATCACCTTCCTGCGCCGCCACGGCAAGCCGCTGCCGGACCTCGTCAAGCTCGGCGCCATGGTCGAGGTCCCCGCTTTGCTGTTCCAGCTCGACGAGATCCTCGAGCGCGTCGACTTCCTGTCGGTCGGCTCGAACGACCTGTTCCAGTTCCTCTACGCGGTCGACCGCGGCAATGCCCGCGTGGCCGGCCGCTTCGATACGCTGTCGACCTCGGTCATGCGGGCCCTGAAGTCGATCGTCGACAAGGCGGGCGAAGCCGGGGTGCCGGTGACGCTGTGCGGCGAACTCGCCTCCAAGCCGCTGGAGGCGCTCGCGCTCATCGGCCTCGGCTTTCGCCAGCTGTCGATGACGCCGTCCGCGATCGGGCCGGTCAAGGCCATGGTGCTGGAGACCGATGCGGGCGAGGTGGGCGATCTCGTCCGCCGCCACGTCGCCGCCGATGCCGAGCGGCCGCTGCGCGAGGCCCTGCGGGACTTCGCCGAGCAGCGCGGCATTCCGCTTTAG